Proteins found in one Amycolatopsis umgeniensis genomic segment:
- a CDS encoding translation initiation factor IF-2 N-terminal domain-containing protein, translating to MSNADTPAVTGGNTATPIAGQLAELPPRIRVHALAKLLGSNSRELMAKLGELGETVRSAQSSVTRDVAIKLAEALTGGDEPETTEAVPVAEAPVETPKAPEPEVKAEAKPEVKPEPAPQEEAPSRRVPPALAAPVTPEQPQRTTRPSKAAVHVPVFAAPSPVFLPPEPVASKPVRKPEPAFTPTEETPADEDETQSEQADQSDHQDGDDDGDGRRRRRRGRRGRGRGKGGDENSAESENEDEQSEPPRGRQPRGKDKNEKDTEAEEADTAGETSAAADSAAADSAESDSDNDADSDNGSKRRRRRRRRKGGDDDNAEATGDDPPNTVTHVRQAKAAETERPARDEVRSVRGSTRLEAKRQRRRDGREAGRRRAPILSEAEFLARRESVERTMVVAEKGESTQIGVLEDGVLCEHFVTSSGTGSIVGNVYLGRVQNVLPSMEAAFIDIGRGRNAVLYAGEVDWDAAGLEGKARKIEQALSTGDSVLVQVTKDPVGHKGARLTTQISLPGRFLVYVPAGGATGISRKLPENERRRLKDILKRIVPEDAGVIIRTASEGISEEELDRDVRRLKAQWDVIKEKAEAGNGGKKNSAPVMLYEEPDLLVKVVRDLFTEDFAKLEIQGDKAWDTIFNYVQHVAPDLADRVKRYTGTGSAFADHRIDEQITKALDRKVWLPSGGYLVIDRTEAMTVIDVNTGKFTGSGGNLEETVTRNNLESAEEIVRQLRLRDIGGIIVIDFIDMVLESNRELVLRRLTECLGRDRTRHQVAEVTSLGLVQMTRKKIGTGLLEAFSTPCEHCKGRGVVVSTEPQRTGGGGGGNGHSHGGGSGGGGGKEQQQGSRRSRGRGKGEEQAQSEPAAAKTEAPPASGQRESVVSAVHAVANAAKAAKGEHPHEITENVEGAALNGHAPQAAEPAKDASEPVAEATVEQAAEAAAEPVSEPVAEAPATEVAGEPVTTPDDEAPAAREEEVAAVRESSPEPEAPEVPVTPEAVVTPEVSPAAQEETEPEVDVPAPAGRSTTRRRPRRTASRPAGPPVKASEKS from the coding sequence ATGTCGAACGCGGACACACCCGCCGTCACCGGCGGGAATACCGCCACACCCATCGCAGGCCAGCTGGCCGAACTGCCTCCCCGGATCCGGGTGCACGCCCTGGCGAAGCTCTTGGGATCCAACAGCCGTGAACTGATGGCCAAGCTCGGTGAGCTCGGCGAGACCGTCCGCAGCGCGCAGTCCAGCGTCACCCGCGATGTGGCCATCAAGCTCGCCGAAGCCCTCACCGGCGGAGACGAGCCCGAGACCACCGAAGCGGTCCCGGTCGCCGAGGCTCCTGTCGAGACCCCGAAGGCTCCCGAGCCCGAGGTCAAGGCCGAAGCGAAGCCCGAGGTCAAGCCGGAGCCCGCTCCGCAGGAGGAAGCGCCTTCGCGGCGTGTTCCGCCCGCGCTGGCCGCCCCGGTGACCCCGGAGCAGCCGCAGCGGACGACCCGGCCGTCGAAGGCCGCCGTGCACGTCCCCGTGTTCGCGGCGCCGTCGCCGGTGTTCCTGCCGCCGGAGCCGGTCGCGTCGAAGCCCGTCCGCAAGCCGGAGCCGGCCTTCACCCCGACCGAAGAGACCCCCGCCGACGAGGACGAGACGCAGTCCGAACAGGCCGACCAGTCCGATCACCAAGACGGTGACGACGACGGTGACGGCCGTCGCCGCCGCCGTCGCGGGCGTCGTGGCCGTGGCCGCGGCAAGGGCGGCGACGAGAACTCGGCCGAGTCCGAGAACGAGGACGAGCAGTCCGAGCCCCCTCGTGGCCGTCAGCCGCGCGGTAAGGACAAGAACGAAAAGGACACCGAGGCCGAAGAGGCCGACACCGCCGGAGAGACGTCGGCCGCGGCTGATTCGGCCGCAGCCGATTCGGCGGAGTCCGATTCGGACAATGACGCCGATTCCGACAACGGCAGCAAGCGTCGCCGTCGCCGCCGCCGTCGCAAGGGCGGGGACGACGACAACGCCGAGGCCACCGGCGACGACCCGCCCAACACGGTCACCCACGTGCGCCAGGCGAAGGCCGCCGAGACCGAGCGTCCCGCCAGGGACGAGGTCCGCAGCGTGCGCGGCTCGACCAGGCTCGAGGCCAAGCGCCAGCGCCGCCGGGACGGCCGCGAGGCTGGCCGTCGCCGCGCGCCGATCCTGTCCGAGGCCGAGTTCCTCGCCCGCCGCGAGTCGGTCGAGCGCACCATGGTCGTCGCCGAGAAGGGCGAGTCCACGCAGATCGGCGTGCTCGAGGACGGTGTCCTGTGCGAGCACTTCGTGACGTCGTCGGGCACCGGCTCGATCGTCGGCAACGTCTACCTCGGCCGCGTGCAGAACGTGCTGCCGTCGATGGAGGCCGCCTTCATCGACATCGGCCGCGGCCGCAACGCCGTGCTCTACGCCGGTGAGGTCGACTGGGACGCCGCCGGTCTCGAGGGCAAGGCCCGCAAGATCGAGCAGGCGCTCTCCACCGGCGACTCCGTGCTGGTCCAGGTCACCAAGGACCCGGTCGGGCACAAGGGCGCCCGGCTGACCACACAGATCTCGCTGCCGGGCCGCTTCCTGGTCTACGTGCCCGCGGGCGGTGCCACCGGCATCTCGCGGAAGCTCCCGGAGAACGAGCGCCGCCGCCTGAAGGACATCCTCAAGCGCATCGTCCCCGAGGACGCCGGTGTGATCATCCGCACCGCGTCCGAGGGCATCAGCGAGGAGGAGCTGGACCGCGACGTCCGCCGCCTCAAGGCGCAGTGGGACGTCATCAAGGAGAAGGCCGAAGCCGGCAACGGCGGCAAGAAGAACAGCGCCCCGGTGATGCTCTACGAAGAGCCGGACCTGCTGGTCAAGGTCGTGCGTGACCTGTTCACCGAGGACTTCGCCAAGCTGGAGATCCAGGGCGACAAGGCCTGGGACACCATCTTCAACTACGTGCAGCACGTGGCGCCGGATCTGGCCGACAGGGTCAAGCGGTACACGGGCACCGGTTCGGCCTTCGCCGACCACCGGATCGACGAGCAGATCACCAAGGCGCTGGACCGCAAGGTCTGGCTGCCCTCGGGTGGTTACCTGGTCATCGACCGCACCGAAGCGATGACGGTCATCGACGTCAACACCGGCAAGTTCACCGGATCGGGTGGAAACCTCGAGGAGACGGTGACCAGGAACAACCTGGAGTCGGCGGAGGAGATCGTCCGTCAGCTCCGGCTCCGGGACATCGGCGGCATCATCGTCATCGACTTCATCGACATGGTGCTCGAGTCGAACCGTGAGCTGGTGCTGCGCCGCCTGACCGAATGCCTCGGCCGCGACCGCACCCGTCACCAGGTCGCCGAGGTCACCTCCCTCGGCCTGGTGCAGATGACCCGCAAGAAGATCGGCACCGGGCTGCTCGAGGCGTTCTCGACGCCGTGCGAGCACTGCAAGGGCCGCGGTGTGGTCGTCTCGACCGAGCCGCAGCGCACCGGTGGCGGTGGCGGTGGCAACGGTCACAGCCACGGTGGTGGCAGCGGCGGCGGAGGCGGCAAGGAGCAGCAGCAGGGCTCCCGCCGGTCCCGTGGCCGGGGCAAGGGCGAGGAGCAGGCGCAGAGCGAGCCCGCCGCGGCCAAGACCGAGGCTCCGCCGGCTTCCGGCCAGCGCGAGTCGGTGGTTTCGGCGGTCCACGCCGTCGCCAACGCCGCCAAAGCGGCCAAGGGCGAGCACCCGCACGAGATCACCGAGAACGTCGAGGGCGCCGCGCTCAACGGCCACGCCCCGCAGGCCGCTGAGCCGGCGAAGGACGCTTCGGAGCCCGTTGCCGAGGCGACCGTCGAGCAGGCCGCCGAGGCGGCCGCTGAGCCGGTTTCCGAGCCGGTCGCCGAGGCGCCCGCGACCGAAGTCGCCGGCGAACCGGTGACGACCCCGGACGACGAAGCTCCGGCCGCGCGCGAAGAAGAAGTCGCCGCTGTCAGGGAATCGAGCCCCGAGCCCGAAGCCCCCGAGGTCCCGGTGACTCCTGAGGCTGTTGTGACACCAGAGGTTTCTCCGGCGGCTCAGGAGGAGACCGAACCCGAGGTAGACGTCCCGGCCCCGGCCGGTCGTTCCACCACCCGCCGCCGTCCGCGACGGACGGCCTCACGGCCGGCCGGACCCCCGGTCAAGGCGTCGGAAAAGAGCTAG
- the rplU gene encoding 50S ribosomal protein L21, whose translation MSAYAIVKTGGKQYKVAVGDVVEVEKLEGEPGTEHTFPAVLFVDGGDVTTDADALAKVSVTGKVVEQTKGPKIRIHKFKNKTGYHKRQGHRQKLTRVEVTGISK comes from the coding sequence GTGTCGGCGTACGCGATCGTCAAGACTGGCGGCAAGCAGTACAAGGTGGCCGTCGGCGACGTCGTCGAGGTCGAGAAGCTCGAAGGCGAGCCGGGTACCGAGCACACCTTCCCCGCAGTCCTTTTTGTGGACGGTGGCGACGTCACCACGGACGCCGACGCGCTGGCGAAGGTCTCGGTCACCGGCAAGGTCGTCGAGCAGACCAAGGGTCCGAAGATCCGGATCCACAAGTTCAAGAACAAGACCGGCTACCACAAGCGCCAGGGTCACCGGCAGAAGCTGACCCGCGTCGAGGTCACCGGCATCTCCAAGTAG
- the rpmA gene encoding 50S ribosomal protein L27, protein MAHKKGASSSRNGRDSNAQRLGVKRYGGQEVNAGEILIRQRGTKFHPGVNVGRGGDDTLFALAAGAVQFGEKRGRKTVNIVPSEA, encoded by the coding sequence ATGGCTCACAAGAAGGGTGCGTCCAGCTCCCGCAACGGTCGCGATTCGAACGCGCAGCGGCTGGGCGTCAAGCGCTACGGCGGCCAGGAAGTCAACGCGGGCGAGATCTTGATCCGCCAGCGTGGCACCAAGTTCCACCCCGGCGTGAACGTCGGCCGCGGCGGCGACGACACGCTGTTCGCGCTGGCCGCCGGTGCGGTCCAGTTCGGCGAGAAGCGTGGCCGCAAGACGGTCAACATCGTGCCGTCCGAAGCCTGA
- the obgE gene encoding GTPase ObgE produces the protein MASRFVDRAVIHLTAGDGGNGCASVHREKFKPLGGPDGGNGGNGGDVLLIVDPNVHTLLDFHFRPHARAGSGKMGQGGNRAGAAGDTLEMRVPSGTVVMTEGGEILADLVGSGATFVAAQGGRGGLGNASLASSTRKAPGFALLGEPGESRNLVLELRSVADVGLLGFPSAGKSSLISVLSAAKPKIADYPFTTLVPNLGVITAGSTVFTMADVPGLIPGASEGKGLGLDFLRHIERCAVLVHVIDCATFEPGRDPLSDMDALEDELARYTPSLGGDLADRPRVVVLNKIDVPDAAELAEFVRPELEARGLSVFEISTASRQGLKELTYALAAVVEKYRAEQPEPEPEKVVLRPMAVNDAGFTVEIDPEEDGAFIVRGVRPERWIRQTTFGNDEAVGYLADRLQRLGVEEALARKGAVPGSPVTIGDVQFEWEPSTPAGVAVHMSGRGTDVRLENNSRIGASERKEARRIRRDGPDGVEEETDDE, from the coding sequence ATGGCGTCCCGTTTCGTGGACCGCGCGGTGATCCATCTGACCGCCGGTGACGGTGGGAACGGCTGCGCCTCGGTGCACCGCGAGAAGTTCAAGCCCCTCGGTGGCCCGGACGGCGGCAACGGCGGCAACGGCGGCGACGTCCTGCTTATCGTCGACCCCAACGTGCACACCCTGCTCGACTTCCACTTCCGCCCGCACGCCCGTGCCGGCAGCGGAAAGATGGGCCAGGGCGGCAACCGCGCCGGAGCGGCGGGCGACACGCTGGAGATGCGCGTCCCGTCCGGCACCGTGGTGATGACCGAGGGCGGCGAGATCCTGGCCGACCTGGTCGGCTCCGGTGCCACCTTCGTCGCCGCCCAGGGCGGCCGTGGGGGCCTCGGCAACGCGTCCCTGGCCTCCAGCACGCGCAAGGCCCCCGGGTTCGCGCTGCTGGGCGAGCCGGGGGAGAGCCGGAACCTCGTCCTGGAGTTGCGGTCGGTCGCCGACGTCGGCCTGCTCGGCTTCCCGTCCGCGGGCAAGTCTTCGCTGATCTCGGTGCTGTCCGCGGCCAAGCCGAAGATCGCCGACTACCCGTTCACCACCCTGGTGCCGAACCTGGGTGTGATCACCGCCGGATCGACCGTGTTCACCATGGCCGACGTGCCGGGACTGATCCCGGGCGCGAGTGAGGGGAAGGGCCTCGGCCTGGACTTCCTGCGCCACATCGAGCGGTGCGCGGTGCTGGTGCACGTCATCGACTGCGCCACCTTCGAGCCGGGGCGAGACCCACTGTCCGATATGGACGCTCTTGAAGACGAACTGGCCCGCTACACCCCGAGCCTCGGCGGCGACCTCGCCGACCGGCCGCGGGTGGTGGTGCTCAACAAGATCGACGTCCCGGACGCCGCCGAACTCGCCGAATTCGTCCGCCCGGAGCTGGAAGCCCGCGGGCTCAGTGTGTTCGAGATCTCCACGGCGTCCCGCCAGGGGCTGAAGGAGCTGACCTACGCGCTCGCCGCCGTGGTCGAGAAGTACCGCGCCGAGCAGCCGGAACCGGAGCCGGAGAAGGTCGTGCTGCGGCCGATGGCCGTCAACGACGCGGGCTTCACCGTCGAGATCGACCCGGAGGAGGACGGCGCCTTCATCGTGCGCGGTGTCCGCCCGGAGCGGTGGATCCGTCAGACGACCTTCGGCAACGACGAGGCCGTCGGCTACCTCGCGGACCGGTTGCAGCGGCTCGGCGTCGAGGAAGCGCTGGCCCGCAAGGGCGCCGTACCGGGGAGCCCGGTCACCATCGGCGACGTCCAGTTCGAATGGGAGCCGTCGACCCCGGCCGGGGTCGCGGTGCACATGTCGGGCCGTGGCACGGACGTGCGGCTGGAGAACAACAGCCGGATCGGTGCCTCCGAGCGCAAGGAAGCCCGCCGGATCCGTCGCGACGGCCCGGACGGTGTCGAAGAAGAGACGGACGACGAGTGA
- the proB gene encoding glutamate 5-kinase — protein MSSARGAIADAKRMVVKVGSSALTTAGDGLDVARLDALVDAIAERVSRGTQIVLVSSGAIGAGLAPLALGKRPRDLATQQAAASVGQLALAHAYAESFGRFSLTVGQVLLTSDDVVRRAHYRNAQNTFTRLLALGAVPVVNENDTVATEEIRFGDNDRLAALVAHLIGADALVLLSDVDGLYDGDPRDGATRKIAEVAGESDVDGITVGMSSSGLGTGGMVSKLAAARTAAGAGIPVLLAAASEAARALTTAEVGTAFAPADSRLSARRFWLGYAAGASGKLCLDDGAVAAVVRRRRSLLAAGITGVEGDFHAGDVVDLVDHRQRTVARGVVAFDAGELPDLIGRSSHDLPTEQRREVVHADDLVPLRR, from the coding sequence GTGAGCTCTGCCCGTGGTGCGATAGCCGACGCGAAGCGGATGGTCGTCAAGGTCGGCTCGTCCGCGTTGACCACCGCCGGCGACGGTCTCGACGTCGCAAGGCTGGACGCGCTGGTGGACGCGATCGCCGAGCGGGTCTCCCGCGGTACGCAGATCGTCCTGGTGTCCTCGGGGGCGATCGGCGCGGGACTTGCGCCGCTCGCGCTCGGCAAGCGGCCGCGTGACCTCGCCACCCAGCAGGCCGCGGCCAGTGTCGGCCAGCTCGCGCTGGCCCACGCCTACGCCGAGTCGTTCGGCCGGTTTTCCTTGACCGTGGGCCAGGTTCTGCTGACGTCCGACGACGTCGTGCGCCGGGCCCACTACCGCAACGCCCAGAACACGTTCACCCGCTTGCTGGCTCTCGGCGCGGTTCCCGTGGTCAACGAGAACGACACCGTTGCCACCGAAGAGATCCGCTTCGGCGACAACGACAGGCTGGCCGCGTTGGTGGCCCACCTGATCGGTGCCGACGCGCTCGTGCTGCTGTCCGATGTGGACGGTCTGTACGACGGAGATCCCCGCGACGGCGCGACTCGCAAGATCGCAGAGGTCGCCGGGGAGTCCGATGTGGACGGGATCACCGTCGGCATGTCGAGCTCCGGGCTCGGCACCGGCGGCATGGTCTCGAAGCTCGCGGCGGCCCGCACCGCCGCCGGCGCCGGGATCCCGGTCCTGCTCGCCGCCGCTTCCGAAGCCGCACGCGCCCTCACCACCGCCGAGGTCGGCACGGCGTTCGCCCCCGCGGATTCCCGTCTGTCGGCCCGCCGGTTCTGGCTGGGCTACGCAGCGGGAGCGTCCGGGAAGCTGTGTCTCGACGACGGCGCGGTGGCCGCTGTCGTCCGTCGCCGACGCTCTCTTCTCGCCGCCGGGATCACCGGCGTCGAAGGTGACTTCCACGCGGGCGACGTCGTCGACCTGGTCGACCATCGGCAGCGGACCGTGGCGAGAGGGGTCGTGGCCTTCGACGCGGGCGAACTGCCCGATCTCATCGGCCGCTCCAGCCACGACCTTCCCACCGAACAGCGGCGCGAGGTCGTCCACGCGGACGACCTCGTCCCCCTTCGCCGCTAA
- a CDS encoding SigE family RNA polymerase sigma factor produces the protein MGQASDTDFSEYFEARVQRFRRLAFGMCGDWHNAEDLVQTTFIQLYRRWRRVRPDTVDAYARRILLNAFLTGRRKRGHELVTSSPPERAVPPGHDSHERIDLERVLSGLTPRQRAMVVLRFLEDLSVTEVASLLGVAEGTVKSQTARGVEALRTALPSPTSKE, from the coding sequence GTGGGGCAAGCGAGCGACACCGACTTCAGCGAGTACTTCGAGGCCCGCGTACAGCGGTTCCGGCGGTTGGCGTTCGGCATGTGCGGCGACTGGCACAACGCCGAAGACCTGGTGCAGACCACATTCATCCAGCTGTACCGGCGCTGGCGGCGCGTGCGGCCGGACACCGTCGACGCCTATGCGCGCCGGATCCTGCTGAACGCCTTTCTCACCGGGCGGCGCAAACGCGGCCACGAACTGGTGACCTCGTCTCCACCCGAACGGGCCGTGCCACCGGGGCACGACAGCCATGAGCGGATCGACCTGGAGCGAGTGTTGAGCGGCCTGACGCCGCGCCAGCGCGCGATGGTCGTTCTTCGCTTCCTTGAGGACCTCTCGGTCACTGAAGTGGCTTCGCTGCTCGGCGTCGCCGAAGGCACCGTCAAAAGCCAGACGGCCCGCGGTGTCGAAGCGCTGCGAACCGCCCTGCCCTCTCCGACGAGCAAGGAGTAG
- a CDS encoding TetR/AcrR family transcriptional regulator has translation MSEAVPRSPRRAPVERQRDPERTKTQLLDAAKAEFGAKGYAAARVSEIAARAGVNKQLISYYFGGKEGLYNALTATMYDDYVAASDDETPFAEVVRFFAQSGIRDHDLAKLFLWENLTDGAPDAIGVEGQRGFLQRQVEYVRARQAAGDFPADLDPAFLLVIFMAASSAALAFPRVVRAVSGQDPNSAEFAEAYGEQLARLVGHLADPGKR, from the coding sequence ATGTCCGAAGCCGTCCCGCGCAGTCCTCGCCGCGCCCCCGTCGAACGCCAGCGCGATCCCGAGCGCACCAAGACGCAGCTCTTGGACGCGGCGAAAGCCGAGTTCGGCGCGAAGGGCTATGCCGCGGCACGCGTCAGCGAGATCGCCGCGAGGGCGGGCGTGAACAAGCAGCTGATCTCGTACTACTTCGGCGGCAAGGAAGGGCTCTACAACGCGCTGACCGCGACGATGTACGACGACTACGTCGCGGCCTCCGACGACGAAACGCCGTTCGCGGAGGTGGTCCGGTTCTTCGCCCAGTCGGGGATCCGGGACCACGATCTCGCCAAACTGTTCCTCTGGGAGAACCTGACCGACGGCGCCCCCGACGCGATCGGCGTCGAGGGCCAGCGCGGATTCCTCCAGCGGCAGGTGGAGTACGTGCGGGCCCGTCAAGCCGCGGGTGACTTCCCCGCCGACCTCGATCCGGCGTTCCTGCTGGTGATCTTCATGGCCGCGTCCAGCGCCGCGCTGGCCTTTCCCCGTGTCGTCCGGGCCGTCTCGGGCCAGGACCCGAACTCGGCCGAATTCGCCGAGGCCTACGGCGAACAGCTGGCACGCCTGGTCGGTCACCTCGCCGATCCCGGGAAGCGATAG
- a CDS encoding FAD-dependent oxidoreductase encodes MTTRIAIIGGGTGGLCLAQGLRKAGVDVSVHERSRTRTERLQGYRVHINPHGSAALHECLPSELWERFLATTGTTSGAFTFVTERLKDLMVIDSELTWSPDPASSHHSVSRISLHQVLSDGLGGVLHHGKEFTGYRREGEVVVCEFADGSTVEADLVIGADGANSRVRKQFLPEAERVDTGIIAIAGKHPLTEDTRKRLPAKLTDGPSMVMPRTGAGLFTAPHELNGVLSVNDETASHDPVLFDNTSSYIMWALAAGNRRYPDNVSSLDGEALRALVLDLIDGWDPAFKELVAGSPAGSVSLLPIFTSKPVGPWPTSNITLLGDAIHSMTPFRGIGANTALRDARLLCRNLVAARETGAVRTAIADYEHQMRDYGFAAVRDSERSARQFVSENRVGRTTARGMFRFFQAVPPLKRKVFSDHGDS; translated from the coding sequence ATGACCACGAGGATCGCGATCATCGGCGGTGGCACGGGTGGGCTCTGTCTGGCGCAAGGTCTGCGCAAGGCGGGGGTCGACGTGTCCGTCCACGAGCGGAGCCGCACCCGGACCGAGCGGCTGCAGGGCTATCGCGTGCACATCAATCCGCACGGCTCGGCCGCACTGCACGAATGCCTGCCATCCGAACTCTGGGAGCGGTTCTTGGCGACGACCGGCACCACGAGCGGTGCGTTCACGTTCGTGACCGAGCGACTGAAGGATCTGATGGTGATCGACAGCGAGCTGACCTGGAGCCCGGATCCTGCGTCGAGCCATCACTCGGTCAGCCGGATCAGCCTGCACCAGGTGCTGTCCGACGGGCTCGGCGGAGTTCTGCACCACGGCAAGGAGTTCACCGGCTATCGCCGCGAGGGGGAGGTGGTCGTCTGCGAGTTCGCGGACGGGAGCACCGTCGAGGCCGATCTGGTCATCGGCGCCGACGGGGCCAATTCCCGGGTGCGCAAACAGTTCCTTCCCGAAGCCGAGCGGGTGGACACCGGGATCATCGCGATCGCGGGCAAGCATCCATTGACCGAAGACACCCGCAAACGCTTGCCCGCCAAGCTCACCGACGGTCCGAGCATGGTGATGCCGCGTACCGGCGCGGGACTGTTCACCGCGCCGCACGAGCTGAACGGCGTCCTGTCGGTCAACGACGAGACCGCGAGCCACGACCCCGTCCTGTTCGACAACACTTCGAGCTACATCATGTGGGCCCTCGCCGCCGGCAACCGGCGCTACCCGGACAATGTGTCCTCATTGGACGGAGAAGCCCTGCGGGCTCTCGTACTCGACCTGATCGACGGCTGGGACCCGGCGTTCAAGGAACTGGTCGCCGGCTCGCCCGCGGGCTCGGTGTCCCTGCTGCCGATCTTCACGTCGAAGCCCGTCGGGCCATGGCCGACCAGCAACATCACCCTGCTCGGCGACGCGATCCACAGCATGACGCCGTTCCGCGGCATCGGCGCGAACACCGCGCTCCGGGACGCGCGACTGCTGTGTCGCAACCTCGTCGCGGCGCGCGAGACCGGCGCGGTGCGTACCGCGATCGCCGACTACGAGCACCAGATGCGGGACTACGGCTTCGCGGCGGTGCGCGACTCGGAACGCAGTGCGCGCCAGTTCGTGTCGGAGAACAGGGTGGGCCGCACGACGGCGCGGGGGATGTTCCGCTTCTTCCAGGCCGTCCCTCCGTTGAAGCGCAAGGTCTTCAGCGACCACGGCGACTCATAG
- the argS gene encoding arginine--tRNA ligase, protein MLFGDVSEELARRVAEALRHVTDIEPPAVLVRVSARSGVDYQCDLAMSLGKRLGKPPREIAADIALRLDVADLAEPPEIAGPGFLNFTLHSSWLEERTTALNGDPRLGAVATRRPRRIALDYSGPNAAKEMHAGHLRSTVIGDAIARLLRFAGHDVIPHNHLGDWGTPFGMLIEHLRDELPAGPYTIGDLNGFYRAARSKFETDEDFANRSRERVVLLQRGDEETLSSWRRMVDESTRHFTHVYELLGIGLSSEDVYGESFYNPFLAAVVDDLTAAGLTEISDGAVCVFPDGFRNREGGPLPLIVRKRDGGYGYAATDLATLRYWTGQRDVTDLLYVVGTPQAQHLAMVFAACRAAGWLREEHRAEHIGFGSVLGEDGRAMKTRAGESVRLSDLLAEAVAHAAGVLDGRGDLSPEVREEVAAAIGIGAVKYADLSGDRERDYVFSWERMLSKNGNTSVYLQYAHARIRSVLAKADQDLTGARVLLGHPAERALALALARFPEAIGAATAGYLPHKLCTYLYETAVVFSRFYEQCPVLDAEGPGVRDSRLLLAELTAKTLTLGLSLLGISAPARL, encoded by the coding sequence GTGTTGTTCGGCGATGTAAGCGAGGAATTGGCGCGACGCGTGGCGGAAGCCCTTCGCCACGTCACCGACATCGAGCCGCCGGCCGTGCTGGTCCGGGTCTCCGCGCGGAGCGGGGTCGACTATCAGTGCGATCTCGCGATGAGCCTGGGCAAACGACTCGGCAAGCCGCCGAGGGAGATCGCCGCCGACATCGCGCTGCGCCTCGACGTCGCCGATCTCGCCGAGCCGCCGGAGATCGCGGGGCCGGGCTTTCTCAACTTCACGCTGCACTCGTCTTGGCTGGAAGAGCGGACGACCGCGCTCAACGGTGACCCGAGGCTGGGCGCCGTGGCGACGCGGCGGCCGCGGCGGATCGCCCTCGACTACAGCGGCCCGAACGCGGCGAAGGAAATGCACGCCGGGCACCTCCGGTCCACCGTCATCGGCGACGCGATCGCGCGGCTGCTGCGGTTCGCGGGCCACGACGTCATCCCGCACAACCATCTCGGCGACTGGGGTACCCCGTTCGGCATGCTGATCGAGCATCTGCGCGACGAGCTCCCGGCGGGTCCGTACACGATCGGAGACCTCAACGGCTTCTATCGGGCCGCCCGGTCGAAGTTCGAAACCGACGAGGACTTCGCGAACCGGTCTCGGGAGCGTGTGGTGCTTCTGCAACGTGGTGACGAAGAGACCTTGTCGTCGTGGCGGCGTATGGTCGACGAGTCGACACGGCATTTCACTCACGTGTACGAACTCCTCGGGATCGGCCTGTCGAGTGAGGATGTCTACGGCGAGAGCTTCTACAACCCGTTTCTCGCCGCTGTCGTGGATGATCTGACCGCCGCCGGGCTGACCGAGATCAGCGACGGTGCCGTGTGCGTCTTCCCCGACGGCTTCCGCAACAGGGAAGGCGGGCCGCTGCCCCTCATCGTGCGCAAACGGGACGGCGGTTACGGCTACGCGGCCACCGATCTCGCGACCCTGCGGTACTGGACGGGACAGCGCGACGTCACTGATCTGCTCTACGTGGTCGGAACGCCGCAAGCGCAGCACCTCGCGATGGTGTTCGCGGCCTGCCGGGCCGCCGGTTGGCTGCGCGAGGAACATCGGGCCGAGCACATCGGGTTCGGCTCGGTGCTGGGTGAGGACGGCCGCGCCATGAAGACCCGGGCGGGCGAATCTGTCCGCCTTTCCGATCTGCTCGCCGAGGCTGTCGCCCACGCCGCTGGAGTGCTCGACGGGCGAGGCGACCTCTCCCCCGAGGTCAGGGAAGAGGTCGCGGCGGCGATCGGGATCGGCGCGGTCAAGTACGCCGACCTTTCCGGCGATCGCGAACGTGACTACGTCTTCTCTTGGGAACGGATGCTCTCCAAGAACGGGAACACCTCGGTCTATCTGCAATACGCCCACGCGCGGATCCGTTCCGTGCTGGCGAAGGCGGATCAGGATCTCACCGGCGCACGGGTCCTGCTCGGCCATCCCGCCGAACGGGCGCTGGCACTCGCCCTTGCCCGCTTCCCCGAGGCGATCGGCGCGGCGACCGCCGGATATCTCCCCCACAAGCTGTGCACGTACCTCTACGAAACCGCGGTCGTGTTCTCGCGGTTCTACGAACAGTGCCCGGTGCTGGACGCGGAAGGTCCCGGCGTCCGCGACTCACGACTGCTGCTGGCCGAACTCACCGCGAAGACGCTGACGCTGGGTTTGTCCCTGCTGGGCATCTCCGCTCCTGCCCGGCTATGA